A window from Nitrospira sp. ND1 encodes these proteins:
- the folB gene encoding dihydroneopterin aldolase, with protein MAPRIIIERLECYGRCGVTEAERGTPQLIAIDVELEAAVDAAGLSDRLDETIDYARVAERLVALSGSLTCRLLETLAEQLVGMLFAEFPVDRVQLWIRKLHAPLAMVAGSVGVRVDRTRTAQQAGPSPAPFLTQQLGRLPKGRVLDVAAGRGRHALHLLSHGMQVEAIDRDALALTALKEAAEERQLSGLTTRVLDLEEKPDHPPDLGRDCYDAIVVFFYLHRPLFPVLMDALKPNGILIYETFSIENYFRHQHPRRWEFCLAQNELLRLTAPLRVLHYDEGEHDGGHGSGPCYTARLVAQKAGPELPR; from the coding sequence ATGGCACCGCGCATCATCATCGAACGTCTGGAGTGTTACGGCCGCTGTGGCGTCACGGAAGCGGAACGCGGCACACCGCAGTTGATCGCCATCGATGTGGAGTTGGAAGCGGCGGTCGACGCCGCCGGCCTCTCGGATCGCCTCGATGAGACGATCGATTATGCCCGGGTCGCGGAACGCCTCGTGGCGCTCAGCGGTTCGTTGACCTGCCGCCTCCTGGAAACCCTCGCGGAACAGCTGGTCGGGATGCTCTTCGCAGAATTCCCGGTCGACCGGGTGCAGCTTTGGATCCGAAAACTCCATGCGCCGTTGGCGATGGTCGCCGGCTCAGTCGGTGTTCGTGTGGACCGGACTCGCACCGCGCAGCAGGCAGGACCGAGCCCCGCGCCGTTTCTGACGCAGCAGCTTGGGCGCCTCCCCAAAGGCCGGGTCCTGGATGTCGCGGCAGGCCGAGGACGCCATGCCCTGCATCTGCTGTCCCACGGCATGCAAGTCGAAGCCATCGATCGAGACGCTCTCGCACTGACGGCGCTGAAAGAGGCCGCCGAGGAGCGGCAGCTCTCAGGCCTGACAACGCGGGTGCTGGATTTGGAAGAGAAGCCCGACCATCCCCCCGACCTGGGCCGGGACTGTTATGATGCCATCGTCGTCTTTTTTTACCTGCATCGTCCCCTCTTCCCCGTGCTGATGGACGCGCTGAAACCGAACGGCATCTTGATCTACGAAACCTTCAGCATCGAGAATTACTTCCGTCACCAACATCCGCGCCGATGGGAATTCTGTCTGGCGCAGAACGAACTACTCCGATTGACCGCCCCGCTTCGCGTGCTCCATTACGACGAGGGCGAACATGACGGGGGCCATGGCAGCGGGCCATGCTACACCGCGCGCTTGGTCGCGCAGAAAGCGGGGCCTGAACTACCACGATGA